From a single Eremothecium sinecaudum strain ATCC 58844 chromosome III, complete sequence genomic region:
- a CDS encoding HCL627Cp (Syntenic homolog of Ashbya gossypii AFR689W; Syntenic homolog of Saccharomyces cerevisiae YLR183C (TOS4) and YDR501W (PLM2)) has product MSAHFPPSSPIRFGTGSYVIEGTKSRKQLIDEPDSVGRYLTPEPSSTLGRSSSPVRASHHEEEPKEAAQEVKRLKQAFCRSVEIVLDARDSSRLAIGRKRDVCDIHLPSVKHVSRQHAFISYVAETKQVQLTCNGMNGLIVVFPQRLSYELIKRLDPPSFYELVAEPADDAESRVPYREKVLVRCHELTSFVLLMGETVLMPFIEGTILDFRQCVATLSLRDDIHDEEDTKNDTETEDEQMPIETNSDDFQQGYKSSSTDWSALDADSSPKTLRLNDPERICSVQSSPVAASGSPQPTSPPGQCQLVTPMTSFPEDIPTTPVKCRINDTLSDTAGPNSNANFDKSRKRTFTDATEDTPISMHRSFNAIKTENDKDTSVMNHEEDSENVAEETSDTQELQNILANHLAFSNVQQVPLSSLQDVNSKISRLSREQLRDILAKESCIGVIYRTGKDAAGKELDEEYYYDLENDSDQNRRQIVLALKGGRTGLRACRKVHKQYFWKKPTK; this is encoded by the coding sequence ATGTCAGCTCATTTCCCCCCTTCGTCGCCTATTCGTTTTGGAACCGGGAGCTATGTTATCGAAGGAACAAAATCTAGGAAGCAGCTAATTGACGAGCCCGATAGTGTGGGCCGGTACCTAACTCCTGAACCCTCTTCTACTTTGGGTCGCTCTTCGTCACCGGTAAGAGCTTCGCATCATGAGGAAGAACCAAAAGAGGCAGCGCAGGAGGTTAAGCGCCTAAAACAGGCGTTCTGCAGGAGCGTTGAGATTGTTTTGGATGCCAGAGATTCATCTAGATTGGCAATTGGGCGCAAGAGGGATGTCTGTGACATTCACTTACCTTCTGTGAAACATGTGTCCAGACAGCACGCGTTTATCTCTTATGTCGCGGAAACTAAGCAAGTACAACTTACTTGCAATGGAATGAACGGTCTAATAGTCGTTTTTCCACAGCGGCTCAGTTACGAACTGATCAAACGGTTGGACCCACCATCTTTCTATGAACTTGTTGCAGAGCCGGCTGACGACGCCGAATCCCGGGTTCCATACCGGGAGAAGGTGCTAGTGCGATGCCATGAACTAACTTCCTTTGTTCTTCTTATGGGCGAGACTGTGCTAATGCCATTTATCGAAGGAACAATCCTCGACTTCAGGCAATGCGTGGCTACGCTATCTCTGAGGGATGATATACATGACGAAGAAGACACCAAGAATGATACTGAGACGGAAGATGAACAGATGCCTATAGAAACTAACAGTGATGACTTCCAGCAGGGCTATAAATCAAGTAGCACGGACTGGAGTGCATTGGATGCAGATAGCTCTCCGAAGACGCTTAGATTAAACGATCCTGAGCGTATTTGCAGTGTACAATCGTCGCCTGTAGCAGCAAGTGGGTCTCCTCAACCCACAAGCCCTCCTGGTCAATGCCAATTGGTAACTCCTATGACATCTTTCCCCGAAGATATTCCAACAACACCCGTAAAGTGCAGAATAAACGATACATTATCGGATACAGCCGGCCCAAATTCAAATGCTAACTTTGACAAGTCTCGTAAACGTACATTTACTGACGCGACCGAAGACACACCTATCAGTATGCATAGATCGTTTAATGCTATTAAAACAGAAAATGACAAAGACACAAGCGTAATGAATCATGAAGAAGACTCGGAGAATGTGGCTGAGGAGACATCAGACACACAAGAACTACAAAATATTTTAGCAAATCATTTGGCCTTTTCAAATGTTCAACAAGTGCCATTGTCTTCGCTACAAGACGTGAATTCCAAAATATCTAGGCTTAGTCGCGAACAGCTGCGTGATATATTGGCAAAAGAAAGCTGTATTGGTGTTATTTATCGTACCGGTAAGGATGCAGCAGGAAAAGAACTTGACGAGGAATATTACTACGATTTGGA